One part of the Magnetovibrio sp. PR-2 genome encodes these proteins:
- a CDS encoding Fe(3+) ABC transporter substrate-binding protein, with protein MPHSRTNKTLVLGLAALGVVAATFTTAAQAQELNVYSYRQAFLIDPLVKAFEKETGAKVNIVFSKKGLLQRLKSEGLNSPADVVLTADASQIVQFDQEGLLQPFKSEELKGNVPAQYRDPNDMWTGLTMRARAVYASKTRVKEGELTTYEDLAKPHMKGRVCTRSGKHPYNVTLTASVIAANGEAAAEDWAKGLKANLARKPQGNDRAQVKAIFEGECDVSLGNSYYFGKMITNEKKPEQKQWAAAVNIIFPNQGDRGTHVNVSTGAITKASKHFDLANKFLTFLSSETAQTIYSSGNFEYPLKPGVKMDSLVATWGTFKADDTNLTKIIAAQTSATKLMDKVHFDD; from the coding sequence ATGCCCCATTCACGCACAAACAAAACACTGGTCCTGGGCCTTGCTGCCTTGGGCGTTGTTGCCGCCACCTTCACCACCGCTGCACAAGCGCAAGAACTCAACGTTTATTCGTATCGCCAAGCTTTCTTGATCGATCCCCTGGTCAAAGCGTTTGAAAAAGAAACCGGCGCCAAGGTCAACATCGTCTTTTCGAAAAAAGGCCTATTGCAACGTTTGAAGTCCGAAGGCCTGAACAGCCCCGCCGACGTGGTGCTCACTGCTGACGCCAGCCAGATCGTTCAATTCGACCAAGAAGGTCTATTGCAGCCGTTCAAAAGTGAAGAACTGAAAGGTAACGTTCCCGCCCAATACCGTGATCCGAACGACATGTGGACGGGGCTCACCATGCGCGCCCGCGCGGTCTATGCGTCGAAAACCCGCGTCAAAGAAGGCGAGCTGACCACATACGAAGACTTGGCAAAACCACACATGAAAGGCCGTGTCTGTACCCGTTCGGGCAAACACCCCTACAACGTGACCCTGACCGCATCGGTCATCGCCGCCAACGGCGAAGCGGCTGCTGAAGACTGGGCCAAAGGCTTGAAGGCCAATCTGGCGCGCAAGCCTCAAGGCAATGACCGCGCACAAGTCAAAGCGATCTTCGAAGGTGAATGTGATGTGTCCTTGGGCAACAGCTACTACTTTGGCAAAATGATCACGAACGAGAAAAAGCCCGAGCAAAAGCAATGGGCTGCAGCCGTCAACATCATTTTCCCCAACCAAGGCGACCGCGGCACGCATGTGAACGTGTCCACCGGGGCGATCACCAAGGCGTCCAAGCACTTCGACCTGGCGAATAAGTTCCTGACCTTCCTGTCTTCGGAAACGGCCCAGACGATCTATTCTTCGGGCAACTTCGAATACCCGTTGAAGCCCGGCGTCAAAATGGACTCCCTGGTCGCCACCTGGGGCACGTTCAAAGCGGATGACACCAATCTCACCAAAATCATTGCGGCACAAACGTCTGCAACGAAGTTGATGGATAAGGTCCACTTCGACGACTAA
- a CDS encoding ABC transporter permease, with protein MTDTAPTTLVDTPPKRFKMPRINVWGFGTLAVCLGVAMPIVWVLGLALTPSGDIWQHLVDTVLTNLVITTLLLMLGVGFGTFVIGTGTAWIVTMCRFPGKRIFEWALLIPMAVPAYVIAYVYTDLLEYSGPIQGMIRDFYGFETKSDYYFPEIRSLGGAITMMTLVLYPYVYLLARASFLEQSVCVLEASRTLGKGPWESFLKVALPLARPAIAVGVSLVMMETLNDYGTVDFFAVSTFSKGIYDVWLNMNSPEGAAQLASLLLMFVMVLVGLERYGRRKQKFHNTATQTRALPGFKLSPGLSALAFMACALPVVLGFLVPSWVLGGYALDFYQDTLDADYWTTTWNSLLLSTLAAIIAIILGIFLAYSLRLGQSPWIHAMTRFAAMGYAVPGAVLAIGLVMYLGWVDNTIDGWARESFGFSTGLIFSGTIIAITFGYVVRFLSLSFGSAETGLGKITANMDGAARTLGLGPMATLRRVHLPIMRGSIMTAALLVFVDCMKELPMTVMLRPFNFETLATFVHQYASDEMLPEAALAALSIVIAGIIPVILLSITITRSRAGHQTGKENTAE; from the coding sequence ATGACAGACACAGCACCGACCACCTTGGTGGATACACCGCCAAAACGCTTTAAAATGCCCAGGATTAATGTCTGGGGATTTGGCACACTCGCCGTGTGCTTGGGCGTTGCCATGCCCATCGTGTGGGTTTTGGGTTTGGCGCTGACACCGTCCGGCGACATTTGGCAACATTTGGTCGATACGGTTTTGACCAATTTGGTGATCACCACACTGTTGCTGATGTTGGGCGTGGGCTTTGGCACCTTCGTGATTGGAACCGGAACGGCGTGGATCGTCACCATGTGCCGGTTTCCCGGCAAGCGCATTTTTGAGTGGGCCTTGCTGATCCCCATGGCGGTTCCGGCCTATGTGATCGCGTATGTCTACACGGACTTGCTGGAATATTCCGGCCCCATCCAGGGCATGATCCGCGATTTCTACGGGTTTGAGACCAAGAGCGACTATTATTTCCCGGAAATTCGCTCGCTGGGGGGCGCGATCACCATGATGACGTTGGTGCTCTACCCCTATGTCTATTTGTTGGCGCGGGCATCCTTTCTGGAACAAAGTGTTTGTGTTTTGGAAGCCAGCCGCACACTGGGCAAGGGCCCATGGGAAAGTTTTTTGAAAGTTGCCCTGCCGCTGGCCCGCCCTGCCATCGCCGTTGGGGTGAGCCTGGTGATGATGGAAACCCTGAACGATTACGGCACAGTGGACTTCTTCGCCGTCTCGACATTTTCCAAGGGCATTTACGACGTGTGGCTGAACATGAACAGCCCCGAAGGTGCCGCACAACTGGCCAGTCTGTTGTTGATGTTCGTTATGGTCTTGGTCGGGTTGGAACGCTATGGCCGACGCAAACAAAAGTTTCACAACACCGCAACCCAAACACGCGCTTTGCCTGGATTTAAACTGTCACCGGGCCTGAGTGCATTGGCCTTCATGGCCTGCGCGTTGCCTGTGGTGTTGGGTTTTTTGGTTCCGTCATGGGTCTTGGGCGGATATGCGCTTGATTTTTATCAAGACACACTGGATGCCGACTACTGGACCACCACTTGGAATTCCTTGTTGCTGTCGACCCTCGCCGCCATCATCGCCATTATCTTAGGCATATTCTTGGCCTACAGCCTGCGCTTAGGCCAAAGCCCCTGGATCCATGCCATGACACGGTTTGCGGCAATGGGCTATGCGGTTCCCGGTGCTGTGCTCGCCATCGGTTTGGTGATGTATCTGGGATGGGTGGACAACACCATTGATGGCTGGGCACGCGAGAGCTTTGGCTTTTCCACCGGATTGATTTTTTCCGGCACCATTATCGCCATCACATTTGGCTATGTGGTGCGGTTCTTGTCGCTTTCGTTTGGGTCGGCAGAAACAGGCTTGGGCAAAATCACCGCCAATATGGATGGGGCGGCACGCACCTTGGGCTTAGGCCCCATGGCGACACTGCGCCGCGTTCACCTGCCGATTATGCGTGGGTCCATCATGACTGCAGCCCTGTTGGTGTTCGTCGATTGCATGAAAGAATTGCCCATGACGGTGATGCTGCGTCCATTTAACTTTGAAACTTTGGCGACGTTCGTACATCAATATGCATCCGATGAAATGTTGCCCGAAGCAGCGCTGGCCGCGCTCAGCATCGTGATTGCCGGGATCATCCCGGTGATCTTACTGTCCATCACCATCACGCGCTCACGCGCGGGCCACCAAACGGGTAAGGAGAACACCGCCGAATGA
- a CDS encoding flagellar assembly protein FliX encodes MAMKIGNVSGSKGVGGTKRKKSASGAGSSAFADQLRSAGGADGAAPAEGVVGTSALEGVDALLAMQEVGDSTEENNRKQAQNYASDLLDRLARIQDALLRGGIAKEDLMQLAKRIREGRAKIQDPRLNEILDEIELRAEVEIAKYTRGL; translated from the coding sequence ATGGCGATGAAAATCGGCAACGTTAGCGGATCCAAGGGTGTTGGCGGGACCAAGCGCAAAAAAAGCGCTTCGGGTGCCGGTAGCAGTGCTTTTGCCGACCAACTGCGCTCAGCGGGTGGCGCGGATGGCGCTGCGCCGGCCGAAGGCGTCGTGGGCACCAGCGCTCTAGAAGGTGTCGACGCTTTGTTGGCCATGCAGGAAGTTGGCGATTCGACGGAAGAGAACAACCGCAAGCAGGCGCAAAACTATGCTTCGGATTTGCTCGACCGTCTGGCTCGAATCCAAGATGCTCTGTTGCGGGGGGGCATTGCGAAAGAAGACCTCATGCAACTCGCCAAACGCATCCGCGAGGGGCGAGCCAAGATACAAGATCCGCGTTTGAACGAAATTTTGGATGAAATCGAGCTCCGCGCGGAGGTCGAGATCGCCAAATACACCCGCGGCCTCTAA
- the flgA gene encoding flagellar basal body P-ring formation chaperone FlgA, which translates to MKLITILLALGLLLAAPMGQANAKDAKGAPAPEIDFITLNNHIVIQDGVIRLGDVFQNAGKYAERVVAYAPRPGTRSVFDARWLRRVAKAFKMDWRPGSAAERIVVERESQIVNKSEVEEILYERLIAEGADPNARVQLSNRSFRLDLPVGEEYLLGIEQMNYDMSNSRFSAILIWGTGKDERRRVSGRMERMSEVPVLSSRLMKGDIISKHDLDWVSMPQSRLARNAVTDSSRIVGMAAKRAIAPGKPISSSDIRRPLAVTKGDLVTMVLSTPAMRLTVQGKALQSGSKGDTIRITNTQTRTVVEATVTGAGEARVEAPLSVALR; encoded by the coding sequence ATGAAACTCATCACCATCCTACTCGCTCTCGGTTTGTTGTTGGCAGCCCCCATGGGTCAAGCCAACGCCAAGGACGCAAAAGGCGCCCCCGCACCCGAGATCGACTTTATCACGCTCAACAACCACATCGTTATCCAAGACGGCGTCATCCGCTTGGGCGATGTGTTCCAAAACGCAGGCAAATACGCAGAACGCGTGGTCGCCTATGCCCCACGCCCGGGCACACGTTCCGTGTTCGATGCGCGCTGGCTGCGCCGGGTTGCAAAAGCCTTCAAAATGGATTGGCGCCCGGGCTCTGCCGCTGAGCGCATCGTCGTTGAGCGCGAAAGCCAAATCGTCAACAAATCCGAAGTCGAAGAAATACTTTACGAACGCCTGATTGCCGAAGGCGCAGACCCCAACGCCCGGGTCCAGCTTTCCAACCGTTCGTTCCGTCTGGACCTTCCTGTGGGTGAAGAATACCTGCTGGGCATCGAGCAGATGAACTACGACATGTCCAACTCGCGCTTCAGCGCCATCTTAATCTGGGGCACGGGCAAAGACGAACGCCGACGGGTTTCAGGCCGTATGGAACGCATGAGCGAGGTTCCGGTCTTGTCATCACGCTTGATGAAAGGCGACATCATTTCCAAACACGATTTGGATTGGGTCTCCATGCCGCAGTCACGCTTGGCGCGCAATGCCGTCACAGATAGCAGCCGCATCGTTGGCATGGCCGCCAAACGCGCCATTGCCCCCGGCAAACCGATTTCGTCCAGTGACATCCGCCGTCCTTTGGCGGTGACCAAAGGCGATCTCGTGACGATGGTTTTGTCCACCCCCGCAATGCGCTTAACCGTCCAAGGCAAAGCGCTGCAATCGGGATCTAAGGGTGACACCATTCGCATCACCAACACGCAAACCCGCACCGTCGTTGAAGCGACCGTCACAGGCGCAGGCGAAGCCCGCGTCGAGGCCCCGCTCAGCGTTGCGTTGCGCTAA
- the dksA gene encoding RNA polymerase-binding protein DksA, with product MNVTLPPDYKPSPKEEFMNPMMLEYFRQKLLDWKNELLKESNETLEHLQEGGVMEPDIADRASIETDRALELRTRDRARKLIAKIDEALERITDGSYGYCEDTHEPITIPRLEARPIATLSIDAQERHERMEKTHRDD from the coding sequence ATGAACGTTACACTTCCTCCCGATTATAAACCCTCTCCCAAAGAGGAGTTTATGAATCCGATGATGCTCGAGTACTTCCGTCAAAAATTGTTGGACTGGAAGAACGAGCTTTTGAAGGAATCCAACGAAACGCTTGAACACCTCCAAGAAGGCGGTGTGATGGAGCCCGATATTGCTGATCGCGCGTCCATCGAAACGGACCGTGCGTTGGAGTTGCGCACCCGGGATCGCGCGCGCAAGCTGATCGCCAAAATTGATGAAGCTTTGGAACGCATCACTGACGGATCTTATGGCTATTGCGAAGACACGCACGAGCCCATTACGATCCCTCGTCTGGAAGCCCGCCCCATAGCGACGCTATCCATCGATGCCCAAGAGCGTCATGAACGTATGGAAAAAACCCACCGCGACGACTAA
- the flgH gene encoding flagellar basal body L-ring protein FlgH, whose translation MKRTISTFKALTLATALTATLSACNTVSRISQVGDGPELTEITNPQAMPNYRPVSMPMPAPQRPADNANSLWSPGAKAFFKDHRAKEVGDIVTVNLSLNDSASLSNKTERDRTDREDADITSLLGYPQKFAKNNLPQGFDRTDAANFGNTHKTAGDGSIDRSETVSLTFAAVVTQILPNGALVILGRQEVMVNAEMRELEVSGVVRPSDIAADNSVQHTKIAEMRVAYGGRGTLSDLQQPRWGMQLFDILFPF comes from the coding sequence ATGAAACGGACCATCTCCACATTTAAAGCTCTCACTTTGGCGACGGCTTTAACGGCGACACTCAGCGCCTGCAACACGGTATCGCGGATCTCCCAAGTCGGCGACGGACCTGAGTTGACCGAAATCACCAACCCACAAGCCATGCCGAACTACCGCCCGGTGAGCATGCCCATGCCCGCCCCGCAACGTCCGGCTGACAACGCCAACTCATTGTGGAGCCCCGGCGCAAAGGCGTTTTTCAAAGATCACCGCGCCAAAGAAGTGGGCGATATCGTCACCGTCAACTTGTCGCTGAACGACAGTGCGTCTTTGAGCAACAAAACGGAACGCGACCGCACGGACCGCGAAGATGCGGACATCACGTCCTTGCTGGGCTATCCGCAAAAATTCGCCAAGAACAACTTGCCCCAGGGCTTTGATCGCACCGATGCCGCCAACTTCGGCAATACGCACAAAACCGCAGGCGACGGCAGCATTGACCGTTCTGAAACGGTCAGCCTGACGTTTGCCGCTGTGGTCACCCAGATCCTGCCCAACGGCGCCTTGGTGATCTTGGGCCGTCAAGAGGTCATGGTGAACGCGGAAATGCGCGAGTTGGAAGTCAGCGGTGTGGTCCGCCCGTCCGACATCGCCGCAGACAATAGCGTTCAACACACCAAAATTGCTGAGATGCGCGTGGCCTATGGTGGCCGCGGAACCCTCAGCGATCTCCAGCAACCGCGCTGGGGCATGCAACTCTTCGACATCTTATTCCCGTTCTGA